One Deinococcus reticulitermitis DNA segment encodes these proteins:
- a CDS encoding AAA family ATPase, translated as MTTAFAARNAAASGTGHRAVERALAQLDGVILGKTVQLRLALTCLLARGHLLIEDQPGVGKTTLAQALARTLGLGFRRVQFTSDLLPGDLLGVSIWDAGASTFRHQPGPIFSELLLADEINRAAPRTQGALLEAMEERQVSEGGVTRLLPEPFFVIATQNPAAFVGTSPLPEAQLDRFLLTVTLGYPDARAERELLETGGRGQSVRDLGAVMDGPTLLAAQAEADRVHVSPALYDYLQLLARATREHPALHAGLSPRALLALLSASKAWAYLAGRDLTLPEDVQAVFPALAAHRLPLRDPATPIQVLTAQILADTPIP; from the coding sequence ATGACGACGGCGTTCGCGGCCCGCAACGCGGCTGCATCCGGAACAGGCCACCGCGCAGTGGAGCGGGCTCTGGCGCAGCTTGACGGCGTGATTCTGGGCAAGACAGTGCAGTTGCGCCTGGCCCTGACCTGCCTGCTTGCACGCGGCCACCTGTTGATCGAGGACCAGCCGGGGGTCGGCAAGACCACGCTGGCGCAGGCACTCGCCCGCACGCTGGGGCTCGGATTTCGGCGGGTGCAGTTCACGTCGGACCTGTTGCCGGGCGACCTGCTCGGGGTGAGCATCTGGGACGCCGGGGCAAGCACCTTCCGCCACCAGCCGGGGCCGATCTTCTCGGAACTGCTGCTCGCCGACGAGATCAACCGCGCCGCGCCGCGCACCCAGGGCGCGCTGCTCGAGGCGATGGAGGAGCGGCAGGTGTCTGAAGGCGGCGTGACGCGCCTGCTGCCTGAGCCTTTTTTCGTGATCGCCACCCAGAACCCGGCAGCGTTTGTGGGCACCTCGCCGCTGCCGGAAGCGCAGCTCGACCGCTTTCTGCTGACCGTGACGCTCGGTTACCCCGATGCCCGCGCCGAGCGGGAGCTGCTGGAAACCGGAGGGCGCGGTCAGAGCGTGCGCGACCTCGGCGCGGTGATGGACGGCCCCACCCTGCTCGCCGCACAGGCCGAGGCAGACCGCGTACACGTCTCCCCCGCGCTCTACGACTACCTGCAACTGCTCGCCCGCGCGACCCGCGAGCACCCGGCGCTCCACGCCGGTCTCAGCCCGCGCGCGCTGCTCGCGCTGCTCTCAGCCTCGAAAGCCTGGGCTTACCTCGCGGGGCGCGACCTCACCTTGCCCGAGGACGTGCAGGCCGTTTTCCCCGCCCTCGCGGCGCACCGCCTGCCGCTGCGCGACCCGGCCACACCCATTCAGGTCCTCACCGCCCAGATTCTGGCCGACACGCCGATTCCCTGA
- a CDS encoding ExbD/TolR family protein codes for MRRRLRDEAGEVTFDFAPMVDIVLLLLIFFFLTSNLGARQNVLPLELPRASATVQATPEIPVVTVQQSGALFLNGYSTSLKQLEQKLPAMIKASGGVVGVRADERGNYGAVVRVMDVVKRSGGQRLALGTRAP; via the coding sequence ATGAGGCGCCGACTGCGTGACGAGGCAGGCGAGGTCACCTTCGACTTTGCCCCGATGGTCGATATCGTGCTGCTGCTGCTGATCTTCTTCTTCCTGACGAGCAACCTGGGCGCGCGCCAGAATGTCTTGCCGCTCGAACTGCCGCGCGCGAGCGCCACCGTGCAGGCCACGCCCGAGATCCCGGTTGTGACCGTGCAGCAAAGCGGCGCGCTGTTCCTGAACGGCTACTCGACTTCCCTGAAGCAACTCGAACAGAAGCTCCCGGCCATGATCAAGGCGTCGGGCGGTGTCGTGGGCGTGCGCGCCGACGAGCGCGGCAATTACGGCGCGGTGGTCCGCGTGATGGACGTGGTCAAGCGCTCAGGCGGCCAGCGCCTCGCACTCGGCACCCGCGCACCCTGA
- a CDS encoding DUF1206 domain-containing protein, whose protein sequence is MADPRELTQDLRDAGQQAAGGVQAGVERGVRRAAPGLEALARFGYVSKGVVYATVGLLALALAFGRGGQATDAQGALRRLGDLPLGSALIWPLALGLFGYALWQLLRALLDPEGLGQETKALAKRAAYLLSALINFALFWFAVRLAGEGRVRSGAGEAAAAREVLSLPAGQLWLGLAGVLLLGAGAAQVIEAVRGTFMRRVVLRDAAGRHAGKIRRIGQLGLGARGVTFAALGAFLLTAAAADEARRVRDSSGLLTWLRDQPAGEWLLALSALGTFCYGLWCFVQARYRRIGLVEPSGT, encoded by the coding sequence ATGGCAGACCCCCGCGAGCTCACCCAGGACCTCCGCGACGCTGGACAGCAGGCCGCTGGGGGGGTGCAGGCGGGTGTGGAGCGGGGCGTGCGGCGGGCGGCGCCGGGTCTCGAAGCGCTCGCCCGCTTCGGCTACGTGAGCAAGGGCGTCGTCTACGCCACCGTCGGTCTCCTGGCGCTCGCCCTCGCCTTCGGACGCGGCGGGCAGGCGACCGACGCTCAGGGGGCGCTGCGGCGCCTGGGCGACCTGCCGCTCGGCAGCGCGCTGATCTGGCCACTCGCGCTGGGGCTGTTCGGGTACGCGCTGTGGCAACTGCTGCGCGCCCTTCTCGACCCTGAGGGGCTGGGCCAGGAAACCAAAGCGCTCGCCAAGCGGGCCGCCTACCTGCTGAGCGCCCTGATCAACTTCGCCCTGTTCTGGTTCGCCGTGCGCCTCGCGGGTGAGGGCCGCGTGAGGAGTGGCGCGGGCGAGGCGGCGGCGGCGCGCGAGGTGCTCAGCCTGCCGGCGGGGCAACTGTGGCTGGGGCTGGCCGGGGTGCTGCTGCTCGGCGCGGGGGCCGCGCAGGTGATCGAGGCCGTGCGCGGCACCTTCATGCGCCGGGTGGTCCTGCGCGACGCGGCAGGGCGGCACGCCGGCAAGATCCGGCGGATCGGGCAGCTCGGGCTCGGCGCGCGCGGCGTGACTTTCGCGGCCCTCGGCGCCTTCTTGCTCACGGCGGCGGCAGCGGACGAGGCGCGGCGGGTGCGCGACTCCTCGGGCCTGCTGACCTGGCTGCGCGACCAGCCCGCCGGCGAGTGGCTGCTCGCCCTGAGCGCGCTCGGGACCTTCTGCTACGGGCTGTGGTGCTTCGTGCAGGCGCGCTACCGGCGCATCGGGCTCGTGGAACCGAGCGGCACCTGA
- a CDS encoding nucleoside deaminase — MSESASPPLDHARYLRETLRLAEESVRLGSAPVGAVLVNRNGNIVARGRNRTGERQTAERVGGAPVAHAEMDLLFQVGELRDPGSLTLYSSLEPCLMCGGACALQGIGRVVWATDDPWGGSGRLLAWEHHPAMQHTDVVRCPDAALEREGARLFAPEARRAFPEEGWQLWQRRYPEETAGL, encoded by the coding sequence ATGAGTGAATCCGCTTCCCCGCCTCTCGATCACGCCCGCTACCTGCGCGAGACGCTGCGCCTCGCCGAAGAGTCCGTGCGGCTCGGGAGCGCGCCGGTCGGCGCCGTGCTCGTGAACCGGAACGGGAACATCGTCGCGCGGGGCCGCAACCGCACCGGCGAGCGCCAGACCGCCGAGCGGGTGGGCGGCGCGCCGGTCGCGCACGCCGAGATGGACCTGCTGTTTCAGGTGGGCGAGCTGCGCGACCCGGGAAGCCTGACCCTCTACAGCAGCCTCGAACCCTGCCTGATGTGCGGCGGCGCCTGCGCGCTCCAGGGCATCGGGCGGGTGGTGTGGGCCACCGACGACCCCTGGGGCGGCTCTGGGCGGCTGCTCGCCTGGGAGCATCACCCCGCGATGCAGCACACCGACGTGGTGCGCTGCCCCGACGCGGCGCTCGAACGCGAGGGTGCGCGGCTGTTTGCCCCGGAAGCCAGGCGAGCCTTCCCGGAGGAGGGCTGGCAGTTGTGGCAGCGGCGCTACCCGGAGGAAACGGCGGGACTCTGA
- a CDS encoding amidase family protein → MKTQSLTALLAALLLASPVLAGGGGKPPPTLELLPDAYRADQARRQASRDFETLRRPLDFTPFARALQDIAGRTAELDALILRADAAELGRLQAAGQLDAQTLTAYYVARIQRYDVGKLNSVLELNPQALSEARRLDAERAAGQVRSPLHGLTVLLKDNVAAAGMHNTAGAAALRDVKPDQDAFLTRRLREAGVVILGKANLSEWANFMSADSVNGYSVLGGHTRNPYGPFEVGGSSSGSAVAAAAHFATFTVGTETSGSLIYPAGQTATVSLKPTLGLVSRDRIIPISEAQDTAGPMTRTVGDLNALFSVMVGQDPQDAVTTLAAKYVAPGRLNADFLRGKRVGLALPDTLPSGVKAEVEAALSKAGAQIVPFRWRLADFDILPVLFYGMKHDVAAYFKTTGAPYDSLDDVVAFNKADPKTRAPYGQEFLEQSLKPGDLNLKLLSPAEYEALVAKNRRITRGSIDRQLKQNGVEFVVTLSNSLAGEYAAAGYPALTVPAGRLPSGEPYGVTFVGTALSDARLIQAAYAYEQASPARQDPALK, encoded by the coding sequence ATGAAAACCCAGTCCCTCACGGCCCTGCTCGCCGCGCTGCTGCTCGCTTCCCCGGTTCTGGCGGGAGGAGGAGGCAAGCCGCCGCCCACGCTGGAACTCCTGCCCGACGCCTACCGGGCCGATCAAGCCAGGCGGCAGGCGAGCCGCGACTTCGAGACGCTGCGCCGCCCGCTGGACTTCACGCCGTTCGCGCGGGCCCTCCAGGACATCGCGGGGCGCACCGCCGAACTCGACGCGCTGATTCTGCGGGCCGACGCCGCCGAGCTCGGGCGGTTGCAGGCGGCGGGGCAGCTCGACGCACAGACCCTGACCGCCTACTACGTCGCCCGCATCCAGCGCTACGACGTGGGCAAACTGAACAGTGTCCTCGAACTCAACCCGCAGGCGCTCAGCGAGGCCCGCAGGCTCGACGCCGAGCGGGCCGCCGGGCAGGTGCGCTCGCCGCTGCACGGGCTGACCGTGCTGCTCAAGGACAACGTGGCCGCCGCCGGGATGCACAACACTGCCGGGGCCGCCGCGCTGCGCGATGTCAAGCCCGACCAGGACGCTTTCCTGACCCGCCGGCTGCGCGAGGCCGGGGTGGTGATCCTCGGCAAGGCCAACCTCTCGGAGTGGGCCAACTTCATGTCGGCGGATTCGGTCAACGGCTACAGCGTCCTCGGCGGACACACCCGCAATCCCTACGGCCCCTTCGAGGTCGGCGGGTCGAGCTCGGGCTCGGCGGTCGCCGCCGCCGCCCACTTCGCCACCTTCACGGTGGGCACCGAGACCTCGGGCTCGCTGATCTATCCCGCCGGACAGACAGCGACCGTATCGCTCAAGCCGACCCTGGGGCTCGTCAGCCGTGATCGCATCATCCCGATTTCCGAGGCGCAGGACACCGCCGGCCCGATGACCCGCACGGTGGGTGACCTGAACGCGCTGTTCAGCGTGATGGTGGGCCAGGACCCGCAAGACGCGGTCACCACCCTCGCCGCCAAGTACGTGGCGCCGGGCCGCCTCAATGCCGACTTCCTGCGCGGCAAGCGCGTGGGCCTCGCGCTGCCCGACACCCTGCCGAGCGGCGTGAAGGCCGAGGTGGAAGCCGCCCTGAGCAAGGCAGGCGCGCAGATTGTTCCTTTTCGCTGGCGCCTGGCGGACTTCGACATTCTCCCGGTGCTGTTTTACGGCATGAAACATGACGTGGCCGCCTACTTCAAGACGACGGGCGCCCCTTACGACTCGCTCGACGATGTGGTGGCCTTCAACAAGGCTGACCCCAAGACCCGCGCGCCTTACGGTCAGGAATTCCTCGAGCAGAGCCTGAAGCCCGGCGACCTCAACCTCAAGCTGCTGAGCCCGGCCGAGTACGAGGCGCTCGTCGCCAAAAATCGCCGCATCACCCGGGGCAGCATCGATAGGCAGCTGAAGCAAAACGGCGTGGAGTTTGTCGTCACGCTCAGCAACAGCCTCGCGGGGGAGTACGCGGCGGCCGGCTACCCGGCGCTCACGGTCCCGGCGGGGCGCCTGCCCAGCGGCGAGCCCTACGGCGTCACCTTCGTCGGCACGGCGCTCAGCGACGCGCGGCTGATTCAGGCCGCCTATGCCTACGAGCAGGCGAGTCCGGCCCGCCAGGACCCGGCCCTGAAATGA
- a CDS encoding adenylate kinase, translating to MTHNSNKVVIFLGPPGAGKGTQAERLAREHGLVQISTGDILRDHVARGTELGQQVKPIMEAGQLVPDHLLIALIRDRLAAMGPVRVIFDGFPRTQAQAEALDLLLEELGAPVNSVPLLEVPDQTLIDRIVERGRQATARGEQARSDDTEETARKRQQVYREQTQPLIEHYQRRGHLYTVDGVGTMDEVYGRIVSGLK from the coding sequence GTGACACACAACAGCAACAAGGTCGTGATTTTCCTCGGCCCACCCGGAGCCGGCAAGGGTACGCAGGCCGAGCGGCTTGCGCGCGAGCATGGGCTGGTCCAGATCAGCACCGGCGACATTTTGCGGGACCACGTGGCCCGGGGCACCGAGTTGGGTCAACAGGTCAAACCCATCATGGAAGCGGGACAACTTGTGCCTGACCACCTGCTGATTGCCCTGATCCGCGACCGCCTCGCGGCGATGGGGCCGGTACGGGTGATCTTCGACGGCTTTCCGCGCACCCAGGCCCAGGCCGAAGCCCTCGACCTGCTGCTCGAAGAGCTCGGAGCGCCGGTCAATTCGGTGCCGCTTCTCGAAGTGCCGGACCAGACCCTGATTGACCGCATCGTCGAACGGGGCCGGCAGGCGACGGCGCGCGGTGAGCAGGCCCGCAGCGACGACACCGAGGAGACGGCCCGCAAGCGCCAGCAGGTCTACCGCGAGCAGACCCAGCCGCTGATCGAGCACTACCAGCGGCGCGGGCACCTCTACACGGTGGACGGCGTGGGCACGATGGACGAGGTGTATGGGCGCATCGTCAGCGGCCTGAAGTAA
- a CDS encoding DUF2283 domain-containing protein, whose translation MRVEIDEAADAAYLYLVPEIPAGAAVQTRELGEFLVDYDVQGRLLGVEILGWSESLRTHRGLFLPPEVRAEIDDAAFEALAARPEFGGHGE comes from the coding sequence GTGCGCGTCGAGATCGACGAAGCAGCTGACGCCGCCTATCTCTATCTCGTTCCGGAGATTCCAGCAGGCGCCGCCGTCCAGACCCGCGAGCTTGGGGAGTTTCTGGTGGACTATGACGTGCAGGGCCGGCTCCTCGGCGTGGAGATTCTGGGGTGGAGCGAGTCCCTGCGCACTCACCGGGGCCTCTTCCTCCCACCCGAAGTGCGCGCCGAGATAGACGACGCCGCGTTCGAAGCCCTGGCGGCGCGGCCCGAGTTCGGCGGGCACGGCGAATAG
- a CDS encoding MotA/TolQ/ExbB proton channel family protein: MNVLDLARAAGPLLWVLLALSLYVVYLGVMRLLTLLRLGHDAAPLIDRVRAIIAESGVYAGLRELDLSGMDTPAAQVLRAGLSRADRGPDAVQAAMNSAIIQEDGRLYAGLSALGTAAQIAPLLGLLGTVIGMVRSFLVFSDTANPTPTQLAQGISEALINTAAGLIVAIVAYVLRNALRNRANRIAAQAEQVREELPTWLLRPGSAASAPEYRAPNPFGEKATPTPARL; the protein is encoded by the coding sequence GTGAATGTTCTGGATCTGGCCCGTGCAGCCGGCCCTCTGCTCTGGGTGCTGCTCGCCCTGTCGCTGTACGTCGTGTACCTCGGAGTCATGCGCCTGCTGACGCTGCTGCGTCTCGGACATGACGCGGCGCCCCTGATCGACCGCGTGCGCGCCATCATCGCTGAAAGCGGCGTTTACGCCGGACTGCGTGAACTGGACCTCTCGGGGATGGACACGCCCGCCGCACAAGTGCTCCGTGCGGGGCTCAGCCGCGCCGACCGTGGCCCCGACGCTGTGCAGGCTGCCATGAATTCGGCGATCATTCAGGAAGACGGACGGCTGTATGCCGGGCTCTCGGCGCTCGGGACCGCCGCGCAGATTGCGCCGCTGCTCGGGCTGCTCGGCACGGTGATCGGGATGGTGCGCTCGTTTCTGGTGTTCAGCGACACGGCCAACCCCACCCCCACGCAGCTCGCGCAGGGCATCAGCGAGGCGCTGATCAACACGGCGGCGGGACTGATCGTCGCCATCGTGGCCTACGTGCTGCGCAATGCGCTCAGAAACCGTGCCAACCGCATCGCCGCGCAGGCCGAGCAGGTCCGCGAGGAGCTGCCCACCTGGCTGCTGCGCCCCGGCAGCGCGGCGAGTGCACCCGAGTACCGCGCGCCCAACCCCTTTGGTGAGAAGGCGACGCCCACCCCCGCGAGGTTGTGA
- a CDS encoding transglutaminaseTgpA domain-containing protein, whose amino-acid sequence MRLRPTRFGVAFLGLVVLTLIGCINYGLSLGYGLTFLLGGVWTVTAAQATRLARTLHLTLRAPDEGAAGRACGLPVTLHQEGAAVTARVQGRVGRARAALTLDLPAGGSASGTLAFPPLPRGRHRLEDVEVSAFDALGLWAASLPVPGSPEWLVPPAPEANAPAPPTLAAGRGEEGSRVAGQEDFAGLRPYVPGDAPRLISWRHTARTGALVTREFDAPAGQAWALDWDETRGAGDEEARLSRLAAWVTAAQAAGVPFRFSLPGTVQPVAAGEAQVRAARRALALYGAPPTAPQASVAVTRPPLPGPALRFSLLALAAALLPLFLRQPVWNTALVGGVLLYTGLRTQASGRLPPLPGALLLLLALLGGLGLNAAYGTLLGAEAGTALLALLTALKAAETRTVRDARLLGLLGLFLTSTHFFLDQGPLTAGHSVLASGLLLAAAARWVSPAETAPSSPLWPRARLGVTGRLLVLALPLAGLLFALFPRPDGPLWQLPVRQSATTGLADEISAGEYSDLAQSGAVAFRADFSGALPPPEERYWRGPVYETYDGLRWGQVRGAFYPADVRPLAGAPTWSYTLTLEPNGKPWLLTLDVPVQPAPGTGLTGAFQSFTPRPSGARTRSAWQSRPARLGVGDRPERLEFNLQLPSAPQARNPRARALAASWRTLAPEARVRSALRHFAEGNFAYTLSPPTLPEVNRIDAFLFGTRQGFCEHYASAFTFLMRAAGVPARIVGGYQGGEINPNGDYLIVRQRDAHAWTEVWLAGQGWVRVDPTAATAPARVRADLPTALARPGATTPGERTALDALRLRFDALQNSWNIWVVGYDGAQQRSLLARLGVREVGSPTYLLGVAGLAGLALLPALLAMRRAALPQDPARRALAELAQRLGLPRAPGETAGAYAERAARQFPAQAERLDRVARQFNALRYGPAPSAQAQRELEREVRAVRRRER is encoded by the coding sequence GTGCGGCTGCGGCCCACGCGCTTTGGCGTGGCGTTTCTGGGGCTGGTCGTGCTCACCCTGATCGGGTGCATCAACTATGGCCTGAGCCTGGGGTACGGCCTGACCTTCCTGCTCGGCGGCGTGTGGACCGTCACGGCGGCGCAGGCGACGCGGCTGGCACGCACCCTCCACCTGACGCTGCGCGCTCCGGACGAAGGGGCGGCGGGGCGCGCCTGCGGGCTGCCGGTCACGCTGCATCAGGAGGGCGCCGCTGTCACCGCGCGGGTGCAGGGCCGGGTCGGGCGGGCGCGGGCCGCGCTCACCCTCGACCTCCCGGCGGGGGGCAGCGCCTCCGGGACGCTCGCGTTTCCCCCGCTTCCCCGTGGCCGGCACCGGCTGGAAGACGTCGAGGTCAGCGCTTTCGATGCGCTGGGCTTGTGGGCCGCTTCTCTCCCGGTCCCCGGCTCTCCCGAGTGGCTGGTACCGCCCGCGCCCGAGGCGAACGCCCCGGCCCCCCCCACGCTGGCAGCGGGACGCGGGGAGGAGGGGAGTCGGGTGGCCGGGCAGGAAGATTTCGCCGGCCTGCGCCCTTACGTCCCGGGGGACGCCCCGCGCCTGATCTCGTGGCGGCACACGGCGCGCACCGGGGCACTCGTTACCCGCGAGTTCGACGCGCCGGCCGGGCAGGCCTGGGCGCTCGACTGGGACGAGACCCGGGGTGCCGGGGACGAAGAAGCCCGGCTCTCACGGCTCGCGGCGTGGGTCACGGCGGCGCAGGCAGCGGGGGTGCCTTTCCGCTTCTCGCTGCCGGGAACAGTGCAGCCGGTGGCGGCCGGCGAAGCGCAGGTGCGCGCGGCGCGGCGGGCGCTGGCGCTGTATGGAGCGCCGCCCACCGCGCCGCAGGCGTCCGTCGCCGTGACCCGCCCGCCGCTCCCCGGCCCGGCCCTGCGCTTCTCGCTGCTCGCCCTGGCCGCGGCGCTGCTGCCGCTGTTCCTGCGCCAGCCGGTCTGGAATACGGCGCTCGTGGGGGGCGTGCTGCTGTACACCGGGCTGCGGACCCAGGCCAGCGGCCGGCTTCCCCCGCTGCCCGGCGCCCTGCTGCTGCTGCTCGCGCTGCTCGGTGGGCTCGGGCTGAATGCGGCCTACGGCACGCTGCTTGGCGCGGAGGCGGGCACGGCGCTGCTGGCGCTGCTTACCGCGCTCAAGGCCGCCGAAACCCGGACGGTGCGTGACGCGCGGCTGCTCGGGCTGCTCGGTCTGTTCCTGACAAGCACGCATTTTTTCCTGGATCAGGGGCCGCTGACCGCGGGGCACAGTGTGCTCGCCAGCGGGCTGCTGCTCGCGGCGGCGGCGCGCTGGGTGAGTCCGGCCGAGACCGCGCCCTCGTCGCCGCTGTGGCCCCGCGCGCGGCTTGGCGTGACTGGGCGGCTGCTCGTTCTCGCGCTGCCGCTTGCGGGGCTGCTGTTTGCCCTTTTCCCCCGTCCCGACGGCCCGCTGTGGCAGCTCCCGGTGCGGCAGAGCGCGACCACCGGCCTTGCCGACGAGATCAGCGCGGGGGAATACAGCGATCTTGCCCAGAGCGGCGCGGTGGCGTTCCGCGCTGACTTCAGCGGGGCGCTGCCTCCCCCCGAGGAACGCTACTGGCGCGGCCCGGTCTATGAAACCTACGACGGCCTGCGCTGGGGCCAGGTGCGCGGCGCCTTTTACCCTGCTGACGTGCGGCCCCTCGCCGGCGCCCCGACCTGGAGCTACACCCTCACGCTGGAGCCAAACGGCAAGCCCTGGCTGCTGACCCTCGACGTGCCGGTCCAGCCCGCGCCGGGGACCGGGCTGACCGGGGCGTTTCAGAGCTTCACCCCCAGGCCGTCCGGGGCGCGCACCCGCTCCGCCTGGCAGAGCCGGCCCGCGCGGCTCGGCGTGGGCGACCGGCCTGAGCGCCTCGAGTTCAACCTCCAGCTGCCAAGCGCTCCGCAGGCGCGCAATCCCCGGGCACGCGCGCTGGCGGCCTCGTGGCGGACCCTGGCGCCCGAGGCGCGGGTGCGCTCAGCGCTGCGCCACTTTGCCGAGGGGAACTTTGCCTACACCCTCAGCCCGCCCACGCTGCCGGAAGTGAACCGCATCGACGCCTTTCTCTTCGGAACCCGGCAGGGGTTTTGCGAGCACTACGCCTCGGCCTTCACGTTCCTGATGCGGGCGGCGGGCGTGCCGGCACGCATCGTGGGGGGCTACCAGGGCGGCGAGATCAACCCAAACGGCGACTACCTGATCGTGCGCCAGCGCGACGCACATGCCTGGACCGAGGTCTGGCTCGCCGGTCAGGGCTGGGTGCGGGTGGACCCAACCGCTGCCACCGCTCCCGCGCGGGTCCGGGCCGACCTCCCGACGGCCCTCGCTCGCCCGGGGGCAACCACGCCAGGAGAGCGCACGGCGCTGGACGCCCTCCGGCTGCGGTTCGACGCGCTGCAAAACAGCTGGAACATCTGGGTGGTCGGCTACGACGGCGCGCAGCAACGCTCGCTGCTCGCGCGTCTCGGGGTGCGCGAGGTCGGTTCACCCACCTACCTGCTGGGCGTCGCAGGGCTCGCCGGCCTCGCGCTGCTGCCCGCGCTCCTGGCGATGCGCCGCGCCGCGCTTCCCCAGGACCCGGCCCGGCGGGCCCTGGCCGAGCTCGCGCAGCGCCTGGGGCTGCCGCGCGCGCCCGGTGAGACGGCGGGTGCCTACGCCGAGCGGGCTGCCCGGCAGTTTCCCGCGCAGGCCGAACGCCTGGACCGGGTCGCGCGGCAGTTCAACGCGCTGCGCTACGGCCCGGCACCCTCGGCGCAGGCGCAGCGTGAGCTGGAGCGGGAAGTGCGCGCGGTCCGGCGCCGGGAGCGCTGA
- a CDS encoding MATE family efflux transporter, which yields MTPADVSTPAELRALLRLAGPVVVSQFASNALSLIATAVIGRLGARELAAAAYANAAYYLVFIMLVGVMLSVAPRAAQAYGAGNGTGVALALRGGLRLAALLSAAALPLMWVLAAFLPRFAPDGVDSGLAAAYLRTYSLGMLPTLAFTALRGTLEGTGQPRAVTAVALGGVTWAALVGPALAFGLGPLPRLGLIGAAAASVSASWWMAALLWRPAQRRVRRGGGGGAAAQDVGAEVRALFRLGWPIGLTLGAEGGMFSVTTLLMARFGPDVLAAHTVTLQAITAMFMIPLGVASATGVRVGQAAGAGQFARARRAGMVGLGVSATVMLAFAALELLAPRTVLGVFVNVQDPANARLIATATAFLTIAALFQVVDGIQVTANGALRGLQDTRTPLLVSLLAYWVIGLGVGAWLAFSLSLGARGLWFGLTAGLSFAAAALVTRFLHHTRPGREARALRLSGDGSGAAPPSD from the coding sequence ATGACTCCTGCTGACGTATCTACCCCCGCCGAACTGCGTGCCCTGCTCAGACTTGCGGGGCCGGTCGTGGTTTCGCAGTTCGCGTCCAATGCTCTGTCTCTGATCGCCACCGCCGTGATCGGGCGACTCGGAGCGCGCGAACTCGCCGCCGCCGCCTACGCGAACGCGGCGTACTACCTCGTGTTCATCATGCTTGTCGGGGTGATGCTGTCGGTAGCGCCCCGCGCAGCGCAGGCGTACGGAGCGGGCAACGGGACCGGCGTCGCCCTCGCCCTGCGCGGGGGGCTGCGGCTCGCCGCTCTGCTGAGCGCTGCCGCGCTGCCGCTGATGTGGGTGCTCGCGGCGTTCCTGCCCCGCTTCGCGCCCGACGGCGTGGACAGTGGACTCGCGGCGGCCTACCTGCGGACCTACTCGCTGGGGATGCTGCCCACGCTGGCCTTCACGGCGCTGCGCGGCACGCTCGAAGGCACCGGGCAGCCGCGCGCGGTGACCGCCGTGGCCCTGGGCGGCGTCACCTGGGCGGCGTTGGTGGGTCCAGCCCTCGCCTTCGGCCTCGGGCCGCTGCCCCGGCTCGGGCTGATCGGCGCCGCCGCCGCGAGCGTCTCGGCGTCCTGGTGGATGGCCGCGCTCCTCTGGCGTCCGGCCCAGCGCCGGGTGCGGCGCGGCGGGGGGGGTGGCGCGGCGGCCCAAGACGTCGGGGCTGAAGTCCGCGCCCTGTTCCGCCTTGGCTGGCCCATCGGGCTCACGCTGGGGGCCGAGGGGGGGATGTTCAGCGTGACGACCCTGCTGATGGCCCGTTTTGGCCCCGACGTGCTCGCGGCGCACACCGTGACCCTGCAAGCGATCACGGCGATGTTCATGATTCCGCTCGGGGTCGCCTCGGCCACCGGGGTGCGGGTGGGGCAGGCGGCAGGCGCGGGGCAATTCGCGCGGGCGCGCCGGGCCGGGATGGTGGGGCTCGGGGTGTCGGCCACCGTCATGCTCGCGTTCGCCGCGCTTGAGCTGCTCGCGCCGCGCACGGTGCTCGGGGTGTTCGTGAACGTGCAGGACCCGGCCAACGCCCGGTTGATCGCCACTGCCACCGCGTTCTTGACCATCGCCGCACTTTTTCAGGTGGTGGACGGCATTCAGGTCACGGCCAACGGAGCGCTGCGCGGCCTTCAGGACACCCGCACCCCGCTGCTCGTCTCGCTGCTCGCGTACTGGGTGATCGGGCTCGGCGTCGGTGCCTGGCTCGCTTTTTCCCTCTCACTGGGGGCGCGCGGCCTGTGGTTCGGCCTGACAGCGGGGCTGAGCTTCGCGGCCGCCGCACTCGTGACACGCTTCTTGCACCACACCCGCCCAGGCCGGGAGGCGCGGGCGCTGCGCCTGTCCGGGGACGGGTCCGGGGCCGCGCCGCCCAGCGACTGA